From Dethiosulfovibrio faecalis, one genomic window encodes:
- a CDS encoding acyl-CoA dehydratase activase — MFGLGIDLGYSSVKLVLADEDGRILWSRYRMHKGYVSSCLSDLLGLLVDRLGPDCQLYGSVVGSGSSLISLSGCVFKTMDVQALVEGGNALSPGVRSIAEIGGQVCRYISGLGDEENLEVSMNSGCASGTGAFLEEQMSRLGMKIEDYDSIAQKARSVPRIAARCSVFAKSDIIHHQQEGVPVADILMGLAHGVAGSYKNGVIKGKKTSGPMLFCGGVSLNGTMVEALGKKLGKREEELLVPSGSEVVSALGAALIGIREGIPLDLWSLISWLKAGGQHEVEGGEPPMESLSSYGLGDAVGKHSIVASPDSSGCWLGIDVGSTSTDLVALNGSGQVVGFRYLKTLGDPVSSVKKGLSEIAHDLRGCPVLGVGVTGSGRGMIGKLVGADRVKDEITAQARGAVAMDPEVDTVFEIGGQDSKYISIYGGLVRDFQMNKVCAAGTGAFIEEQASKLGIPLDEFGDLALKGETPSDLGERCTVFMESSVASHLAKGVEIEDVASGLCHSVVRNYLHRVVGGGRVGKKIFLQGGIAYNQGVVNAFRAHLGASIEVPPFFSVTGAIGAALLVKDEMKREEGSSFKGFALSRLEDPIVLSQTYSEDQEKRSVVMDRFTSQVHRDLLGDLEEVRDPSRPTVGIPRALFCYGMYPMFAPFFRRLGMNVMLSDPSSENTVRLAQEYSLGETCFPVKLVNGHVAELVAKGVDYLFFPDLHSVYHPDSRSRQCYGCPYMQLAFKMVDKAMDLKGRGIGLLAPTIAFNLGKEFVMNSFVSMGRQLGASTEESRDALKFAMESYGRFSAKLERRAEENLEALDKSEETFVMLSKVYGIADPLLNMGVPEMLEDMGYRVLPFYGIPAEDIFDDHPNMYWPFGQHVLSAAKLIGRRKNLHGVFLSHHGCGPDTLTSHYLREILKEKPFLSIEVDEHSSSVGVRTRVEAFVNSVVNGTEHRIEGSSSYQVEPSRKEESCSIWIPPLEPYSSIMVAWAARQGIDLIAGSPLGSAAVERGREHALSGEYLSMSALLGGFLEDSDKLVDMKALIPQNEGAEVDGQFPRWLEAVLSVSSGDRPDIIAPFIEDLPTGDEAIFMGLARCLLAGDLVMAIPGEIRRGVVDELCSSIRSEGLGDDALFDLVETVVSYGKGGGRKRILAMGEPLILFSRGLNGGVLDFLERTADVLYGSMGEALWLLWHDLLDQPSRDERELLSDRLDWFRDLMKRLSSADPELVPFGIDLDGLASLANEHMGHYAGTFGRYRGAKPLSKGDFDGVVSLSSMYENTGISLGVIRRDSSLGDFPPCLDLVFDGTDTDDNLARLETFVHYLKPREVSERELSTCLVRS; from the coding sequence ATGTTCGGTTTAGGTATAGATCTAGGGTATTCCTCTGTGAAATTGGTTTTGGCCGACGAGGATGGACGAATTTTATGGAGTCGCTATAGGATGCATAAGGGCTATGTATCCTCCTGTCTCTCCGACCTGCTTGGTCTGCTTGTGGACAGGTTGGGCCCGGATTGTCAGCTTTATGGTTCGGTAGTGGGGAGCGGGTCCTCTTTGATTTCTCTTTCCGGTTGCGTTTTCAAGACCATGGATGTTCAGGCGTTGGTCGAGGGAGGCAATGCCCTATCGCCGGGAGTTCGTTCCATCGCTGAGATCGGAGGACAGGTATGTAGGTACATCTCCGGTCTGGGTGACGAGGAGAACCTGGAGGTATCCATGAACTCCGGTTGTGCCTCCGGGACGGGGGCTTTCCTGGAGGAACAGATGTCCCGGTTGGGCATGAAGATAGAGGATTACGATTCTATCGCCCAAAAGGCGCGATCTGTTCCCAGAATAGCGGCCCGTTGCAGCGTTTTCGCCAAGAGCGACATAATACACCACCAGCAGGAAGGGGTCCCTGTGGCGGATATATTGATGGGATTGGCCCACGGTGTTGCGGGAAGCTATAAAAACGGTGTGATTAAGGGGAAAAAAACATCCGGTCCCATGCTGTTCTGTGGTGGGGTTTCCCTCAACGGCACCATGGTCGAGGCCTTGGGTAAAAAACTCGGCAAGAGGGAGGAAGAGTTGCTAGTGCCTTCCGGATCCGAGGTCGTATCAGCCCTTGGGGCCGCCCTGATAGGGATCAGAGAGGGGATCCCCTTGGACCTCTGGAGCCTGATCTCCTGGCTAAAGGCTGGAGGGCAGCATGAGGTCGAAGGGGGGGAGCCTCCTATGGAGTCGCTGAGCTCCTATGGTTTAGGCGATGCCGTAGGAAAACACTCGATCGTTGCTTCTCCCGATTCATCGGGCTGTTGGCTTGGAATAGACGTAGGGTCAACCAGTACCGACCTAGTGGCGTTGAACGGTTCCGGTCAGGTGGTGGGATTCAGGTATCTGAAAACTTTGGGGGATCCCGTCTCGTCGGTGAAAAAAGGACTCTCGGAGATAGCTCACGATCTTCGGGGGTGTCCGGTTCTCGGAGTGGGTGTTACCGGGTCGGGCCGAGGCATGATCGGTAAGTTGGTGGGAGCCGACAGGGTCAAAGACGAGATCACTGCTCAGGCCAGAGGTGCTGTGGCTATGGACCCCGAGGTGGATACGGTATTCGAGATAGGGGGACAGGATTCCAAGTACATCTCTATTTACGGTGGTCTGGTGAGAGATTTTCAGATGAACAAGGTCTGTGCCGCTGGGACCGGAGCCTTCATAGAGGAACAGGCCTCCAAGCTGGGAATCCCTCTGGATGAGTTCGGGGATCTGGCACTGAAGGGCGAAACTCCATCCGATCTGGGGGAAAGGTGTACCGTATTCATGGAGAGCAGCGTGGCCTCCCATCTGGCTAAGGGCGTAGAAATAGAGGACGTGGCGTCGGGTCTTTGTCATTCCGTAGTCAGAAATTATCTGCACAGGGTGGTAGGCGGCGGAAGGGTGGGAAAAAAGATCTTTCTGCAGGGTGGCATCGCCTATAATCAGGGGGTGGTCAACGCTTTTCGTGCACATCTGGGGGCATCTATCGAGGTTCCTCCTTTTTTCAGCGTTACCGGAGCAATCGGAGCCGCTCTTCTGGTAAAAGACGAGATGAAAAGGGAAGAGGGCTCTTCTTTCAAGGGGTTTGCTCTCTCCCGCTTGGAGGATCCGATCGTGCTTTCCCAGACCTATTCTGAAGATCAAGAGAAGCGGTCCGTAGTCATGGATCGTTTCACATCCCAGGTTCACAGGGATCTTCTTGGAGATCTGGAGGAGGTCAGGGATCCGTCTAGGCCGACGGTGGGTATACCGAGGGCCCTCTTTTGTTACGGGATGTATCCCATGTTTGCTCCATTTTTCCGTCGTCTAGGAATGAACGTGATGCTTTCCGATCCCTCGTCGGAGAACACGGTGAGATTGGCTCAGGAATACTCTTTGGGCGAGACCTGCTTTCCCGTCAAGCTGGTTAATGGTCACGTGGCGGAGTTGGTCGCCAAGGGTGTGGACTACCTTTTCTTCCCCGACCTTCATTCGGTTTACCACCCCGATTCCCGTTCCAGGCAGTGTTACGGTTGTCCCTACATGCAGTTGGCCTTTAAAATGGTGGACAAGGCCATGGATCTCAAGGGTAGGGGGATAGGTCTTCTGGCTCCTACCATAGCCTTCAATCTGGGAAAAGAATTCGTGATGAATTCCTTCGTCTCAATGGGGCGTCAGCTCGGAGCTTCGACGGAGGAGTCGAGAGACGCTCTTAAATTCGCCATGGAATCCTACGGGCGTTTCTCTGCGAAGTTGGAGAGACGGGCCGAGGAAAATCTTGAAGCTCTCGATAAGTCAGAGGAGACCTTCGTGATGCTTTCCAAGGTGTACGGTATAGCCGATCCCTTGCTGAACATGGGTGTCCCGGAGATGCTGGAGGACATGGGGTACAGGGTGCTGCCCTTCTATGGGATACCTGCGGAGGATATATTTGACGACCATCCCAATATGTATTGGCCCTTCGGACAGCACGTCCTTTCGGCGGCGAAACTGATAGGGCGCAGGAAGAACCTTCATGGTGTTTTCCTCTCCCATCATGGTTGCGGTCCCGATACCCTGACCTCACACTATCTCAGGGAGATCCTGAAGGAGAAGCCATTCCTGTCCATCGAGGTGGATGAACATTCGTCCTCCGTGGGAGTACGAACAAGGGTGGAGGCCTTCGTCAACAGCGTGGTCAACGGCACAGAGCACCGAATAGAAGGATCCTCCTCCTACCAGGTGGAACCGTCTAGAAAAGAGGAGTCCTGTTCTATATGGATTCCGCCCTTGGAGCCTTATTCTTCCATTATGGTCGCCTGGGCCGCCAGGCAGGGCATAGATCTTATCGCGGGCTCTCCCCTAGGTTCGGCTGCCGTGGAAAGAGGAAGGGAGCACGCCCTTTCCGGCGAATATCTCTCTATGTCGGCTCTCCTCGGGGGATTTCTTGAGGACAGCGATAAATTGGTAGATATGAAGGCTCTGATCCCTCAGAATGAGGGGGCCGAGGTAGATGGACAGTTTCCCCGTTGGCTGGAGGCCGTCCTGTCTGTATCTTCAGGGGATAGGCCGGATATAATCGCTCCTTTTATAGAGGATCTTCCGACAGGAGACGAGGCTATTTTCATGGGGCTCGCAAGGTGTCTTCTCGCCGGAGATCTGGTCATGGCTATTCCCGGGGAAATTAGACGAGGCGTCGTCGATGAATTGTGTAGTTCCATTCGCTCAGAAGGCCTAGGCGATGATGCGCTGTTCGATCTGGTAGAGACTGTAGTATCCTACGGAAAAGGAGGAGGGAGAAAAAGGATTCTCGCTATGGGAGAGCCTCTTATCCTTTTCTCGAGGGGGTTGAACGGTGGAGTTCTTGATTTTCTGGAGAGGACGGCCGATGTCCTTTACGGATCGATGGGAGAAGCTCTATGGCTGTTGTGGCATGATCTGCTGGATCAGCCTTCCAGGGATGAGAGGGAGCTGCTCTCCGATCGTCTCGACTGGTTCAGGGATCTGATGAAGAGGCTGTCCTCGGCCGATCCCGAATTGGTCCCCTTCGGGATCGACCTGGACGGTT